From Coturnix japonica isolate 7356 chromosome 1, Coturnix japonica 2.1, whole genome shotgun sequence, the proteins below share one genomic window:
- the RHOG gene encoding rho-related GTP-binding protein RhoG, translating to MQSIKCVVVGDGAVGKTSLVVSYTTNGYPNEYIPTAFDNYSAQNTVDGRTINLNLWDTAGQEDYDRLRPLSYPQTNVFIICFSIASPPSYENVKHKWYPEVCHHCPSVPVLLVGTKKDLRSNPDTMRRLKEQNQAPISTQQGLSLCRQIRAVKYLECSALQQEGIKEVFTEAVRAVLNPAPAKAKRPCVLL from the coding sequence ATGCAGAGCATCAAATGCGTGGTGGTGGGCGACGGCGCCGTGGGGAAGACGAGCCTGGTCGTCAGCTACACCACCAACGGGTACCCCAACGAGTACATCCCCACCGCCTTCGACAACTACAGCGCTCAGAACACGGTGGACGGGCGGACTATAAACCTCAACCTGTGGGACACGGCCGGTCAGGAGGACTACGACCGCCTGCGCCCACTCTCCTACCCCCAGACCAACGTCTTCATCATCTGCTTCTCCATCGCCAGCCCTCCGTCCTACGAGAACGTCAAGCACAAGTGGTACCCCGAGGTGTGCCACCACTGCCCCAGCGTGCCCGTGCTGCTGGTGGGCACCAAGAAGGACCTGCGCTCCAACCCCGACACCATGCGCCGCCTGAAGGAGCAGAACCAGGCGCCCatcagcacccagcagggccTCAGCCTGTGCAGGCAGATCCGAGCTGTCAAGTACTTGGAGTGCTCGGcgctgcagcaggagggcatTAAGGAGGTGTTCACCGAGGCGGTGCGAGCCGTGCTCAACCCTGCGCCCGCCAAAGCCAAGCggccctgtgtgctgctgtag